The Monomorium pharaonis isolate MP-MQ-018 chromosome 5, ASM1337386v2, whole genome shotgun sequence genome segment aaaaggaACGTTCGTTCTTCACACATAATTTTGATAGTAACCGTCAAATCGAGCTACGAATATTTTCGCTTTACCTGAAAGACACGCTTGCATCAGAAGCCAAGACTTCCAAAATAATAATCTGCGCAAACCGCAATTTGCTCgataatagaataaaagtaaattgtaaCTAAGGtgagttttataataaactgaGTAACGCGAAAACACGGAGTGAAACTAATCTTTCATTTCCCACGAAACAATACCAGtacaaaatacaaatcaaTTGTTAAAAACCTGAAAGTATACCAGTGCATTAAAGACACAAATCCATCTTTAGTCTGTGTAAGTGTAAAGATGTGTAAAGCAAACAAGTTTacttaagtaattattatatatttagtccatttttacataaatttgatTGTATTTTTGATGATTCGTGAAGAAGTTTCGTATACATTTTATGAGATGAGGAAAGTCGGAGAGAAACCAGAGGCGACGCTTGATATCGACTATATGTTCAATGCTGATTTGTTCCTGCGTAACTCCGAATATATTCCACATAGCTCGATTCCACGTAGCACCGCCTGTAGTTATTGCATCAATGCGCAAATCAGTTTGTTCTGCCAGTATGATGCATTccattacaattttatgcaaTGTTGCCCCGCGTTCACACCAGAACTTAAAAAACATGCCAATGTTTGTACCCAACCACCTTTGAAAGGTTGGAACATAAGTACTAAAGCATGGTCGCCgccttttttatctttctgatTTTCTGGGATGTACTCTCCCAAATCAGTAAATCCTTCAAACTTAAGGTTTTCTCGATTAAAAGATAATGTCTTCGACAGCTTCATCTCGTCAAGCAACAATACACCTTAAAGCAAGTTTAgaattctaatttttcatgtattttatcCCCTATTATTTGGTATAACGATAAAACCAAATTACATACCACGAACATCTTCAGCTGACATATTCGCAGTCTTAATTTTCAGTGCGTCAAATACTGCTTGCTGAAATCCGTACACCcctttaataacttttaaatatttacataaagtCGGTATAGAAGGTAACGTAAGTATTTTATGCTTTCGCAGATGGATGTAagcttttttacttttcattctTAAAAGTAAGCATTCGTACATCCATTGCGTCGTGTATCTCATTCCATTGCTTGATTTGCAGTGCATTGCTGCAAAACTCGTTTTTACAGCTAACTGTTCCTTTTCAGGCAATTTTGCAATGGCATCAATTACTGCGGTTTTTTTGACATTCgtgcattttattttcatgctTTCGATCATATTCTTAAACTTATCGctctgtaataaataaattatatattgaagcTACACTTACAGTTTATTTTGCGCAATATtaagttgcaaaaaataaacaatatttaaaaattacatttatttacaaatagtttataacattacaaatagtcatttgtaaaatattttttaacattaagtTAGTTATTTTGCGCAAAGAATTTTTCccttaatcttaataataaccttcgtgtaattaaatattaaacatattaaaaaaattcttttacaagaaactattacacaaattttttactttaatgtaaaaaaaataaaacatttttattcactGTATACATATCATGAGCACACCTTTGAATGAAGCCGTCTGTTTCGACGATTTATATTCTTACAGCTTTGGCAAAGAGATAAAGAGGTATTTTTTAATGCCTGGTTTTTcatttcaaatctttttttcttcttatttatGACTCTCAATAATTTCTGGCACACAGTACAAGTTTTTGTTTGCCGACGCGGGCGGCGGTAGGTGGCAGGCATACTGGGGAAGGTCGTCCCCCGGATAACAGGGGTGGAGAAGGCGCGggcgcgtcgtcgtcgtcgatggCGACGCGCCTATGTGGCGCAAATGAGGGGGATGGTCCGGAGGGACAATCGGGATCGCTTGTATAATGCGGCCTTCTCTCCGGGCCTCGAAAACATTTGCCCGCTGGGGGGCCTGGCTCGGAAACGGAAGCTCCCCTCCCCCATTTAACTTACAGCGCGGGCcgtcgggggggggggcggaGGTTGCTTGGGACAATGCCAGTCCCTGCCCTTCGCTCCCCCGACCAGAGTAATAACTCCGGAGGAGGACATGCATACCAGTCCACCCGTCTCTCCCCTCCGTACGCCgcggagaaagggagaaaaagtGGTGACGACGGGGGAGACAAGTGACCAGTCTCCCCCGCCCCCAACACAGGGAATGGGCCGGTCCGGGGAAATACGGATTGCCCGGGGAAACGGGACTCTATCTAGCCGGAGATGTCCGCCCCGTCTTCCCGGAGCGATGCGCGCCGCTATGGCGCGCCAGCGCGGAGAAGCCCACCGGCAGTTATGCTGGATAGCGATTCCCGGTGGGTCCCTCATATCGTGCTGTAAAAGCCAACCGAGGTGGGTTTAGTGGATAGTACGGGTATTGCACGTGAGTGGGAAGGATTAGTCTCCCACTCACTGACCCGTGAGTCCCACATAACTCTCGCCCGAAAGTCATCGGTGGCGAGGGTATGCGTAAATGCATTCCCacctcgtaaaaaaaaaaacagttccCTTTCGTCGTGCGCCACCTTGTCGTGGTGAGAGGGCTCCCTCGGTGGCCCTTGCGGCCCTGATCCCGGACAGACTTGTCCGCTCGGGAGATGGGCCGCGGCCCGTCGAGGGTCCAAGAGCGCACAGTGCGGGCTCCCCGGGTAGCTCCCGCACAAGAGGAGGCCAACGACACCTTTAGGACCCCTCGTGGGTCCATCGTTGGTAGGGGATGAGGACCCTGACTACAAACCTCCGGTGGCATGTCACCGTTAAGGGAGGATTTCTATCCTCCCTCCGATGAAGGGGAGTGTCCCGGGCGGGTCTCCAGGCGCCTTACGTCCCTGGGGGGGTCCCTCGTTTGGGTTCCTGGGGGTGGGATGTCCGGCTCGTCCGGGATATGGGTTGAGGCAATTCCCGCCAGGGTTGTTGGCTCGTTTCGTCGATGCATTGCATGCCGGTGCTCCGGCCGCATCGGGGAAACGGCCAACAGGTCTTGTGGGGTGGGGTGGGCGCGCGGTGCGGGGGGAGTGTCTTTCCGCGCGTCACCCCTTTCCTCTCCGGCGGACCCATGTGATGAGGGCCAGGACATCGCCTGGCTGGGACCCCGGTGCGCGGCCGCGCTCGGTCGGGCGCCGTGTCCCGGTCCGAGTTGCTTTGGAGAGGGGGCTGGTCGCGGGGCCGCTCAAACGTTTTCGAGGTCGAGGCCCGGTGACCCTTCGGGCCAAGCTTTAGCCTGGAAAATCCCGCGGGCCGCCCAGACGTATTCCGGGGTCGGGGCTGCGTGTGCGACCGTCGAGGTCTCCCGGACGTATTCCTGGTCGGGGTCCGGCGGTCGCCGCGGTACGGTTAATCGCGCGTTCCCGGCGACCGCGTCCGTTCGGAAGCCGGGACGCGCCGTAGGCGTTGCCCACGTCTCGGGGATATTGTCTCTGCCGGGCGTGGGCGTGCCGGTCGCCGCGGCGGGCAAAGCGAGGGGGGAGTCGCGGCTTCCTTTTTGTCCCATCCGTCCGCGGGGCCTCCCGCGTGGCGGCACCTATCGCGGTACCCCAGAGGTCGGAGGCTGGGGACCTCTGAAAACCCGCGGAAGTCGTGGGCCTTGATGCCCCGGTCCGCGGGTGAGTAGGGGCTGAAGTCCTGTGCCGGAGAGAATCATTCCTCCGGCCAGCGACATATGGAAAACAAGACAAAACCAAAGGGGTGGCCGAGCGGGCGAAGGCGGTGAGTGACAGCGCGTTGGCCCTCACCGTCGATATGGTGTCGGGCTCGGGATCGGCCTCACTGAAGAGAAAGCGCGGCCGCCCCAAGACCACCGGCGGCTGTCGATGCAAAGGTGCGCGCGAGGTGGGAGAGGGAGCCAGGGACGAGAAGAGGAGTGAGGTAGAGATCAATGATCCCTCTGTCCCCCCCCCAGCGCTCAGTAAGAAGGCAAGGGAGGTGCAGGCGAGGGCCAGGGAAGAGTGTCGCCTGGCCTCGACGGTGAAGCTGGGGCCTCTCCGAGGGCAGAGAGGCGGACGACCTCCGGGGCCAAATTGCGGATTTAAGGGCGGAGATCGCCGCCCTAAAAGAGCGCCTTAAAAAAGAGTGCGACGCGAGCGTCCGCCCTTCCCGCGCAAAAGGCGTCTACGGGGTCGGTCGGAGGGCACTCACCCGACGGTCccagtaaaaagaaaaagagaagggcCGCGCGACAGGCCCGGTCTTCTTCTTCATCCTCCGCGTAGCATAAGGCGGCGGACTGCGCCGAGCGGGCAAAGTGCCCATTATGTGCCGACCGTGGTCATAAGGCGGATCACCGAGTGGGCGGGCCCGCGTGCAGGGCCCCCCCGTCCCGGGGAagaaacgcaaaaatgtcaaGGAAAGAACCAAAGAGGTCCCCCTTGACTCCCCCACCCTCTCGCGTCTGGGAGGTGGTCGGGGGTACGTCGTCGCCGCCTGGGGTCCAGTGCTGGTGGGGGTCTACCTGCCGCCCAGCCTGGACTCGGGCGAGTTTGAGGATCGGCTCGCGGAGATAGGCGACCACTTTCTCTGACACACCCGAGAGCTGGTCCTGGTCGCGGGGGATTTCAAAGCCAGATCTAGGACTTGGGATCCCTCGCGACGAAACGTGAGGGGCGAGATCCTGTAGGATTGAACCGCCTCCATGGGTCTCGTCGTCGCCAATCGGGGCGGGGTAAGTACGTGCTTGCGGCCGCAGGGGGAGTCCGTGGTGGACGGCTATTGAGGCGGCTATCAGGATGGCGAAGGCCAGGGCTTGGGAGGAGTTATTGGCTTTCCTCGAGGCGGATCCGAGGGGCGCCCGTACAGAGCATCCATGAGGAAGCTCAGGCCGCGGGCCCCCCCGTTGACGGAGACCCTAGAGCCGGGTTTCGTGAATTGGATGGTGAAAGGAGTTTCCCCAGCTGGGGAAAGGACGCCCCTCCCCCCCGACCGGCTCCCCCCGCCGTGCCCCGATGACCGCGAGAGCGATGTCAGGGACGGCGAGGAGATTAGGGACGTCGCCGGGAAACTCTTCCGGGCATTGAGAAAAATGGGCGCCAGTCGCAAGGCGCCCGGCCCGGACGGGTCCGGGTGGGGCCGTCGCGTGGTGCGGCTGTACTCCGTCTGTCTGCGGGTCGGCCGCTTCCCGCCAGTCTGGAAGGAGGCCAAGTTGGCGCTTCTTTCCAAAGAGGGCAAAGAGGGCCGGACGCCCTTCGCGTATAGGCCAATCTGCCTGCTTGATGAGGCCGGCAAGTTATTTGAGCGTGTGGTTGCCGGCCGCGTCAACCAACATCTCAGCGGGGATGGTCCGCAGCTCCACCGGGAGCAGTTTGGCTTCCGCAAGGGCAGATCGGCGATCGACGCGATCTTGCGCGTCCGTGCCCTCGCAGGAAAGACTGTGGAGCGGGGCGGGGTGAGAATGGGCGTCGCGTTGGAACGCGTTAGCAACGCGTTAAACACCTTGTCCACAATCGGATACGCGGGACGCTGACGCGTCACAAGGTGCCCGCGTATCTACGACGGGTCGTAGCGGACAATCTCCGCGGCAGGCAATTGGCTTACCGGGACCAGGACGGGGTTCTGGTGCGAAGGACCATGCACCGGAATGTCCCGCAGGGGTCCGTGTTGGGGCCCCTGCTGTGGAACCTCGGGTACGACACGGTCCCGCAGATTGCCTCCCCCCAGCTGTGGTGTCGTCTGTTACGCCGACGACACCATCGTGGTGGTTGGGGGGTCCGACTGGGGCAAAGCGAGAAGGACGGCCGAGCAAGCCGTACAGCAAGTCGTGCGCGCCATTGAGGTGGCGAGGAAAAAGACGGAGGCCCTATATTCCCACAGGGTCTTCGTCAGGGATGGTCCCCCGCCAACCGAGAGGCCCTGGGTCCTGGTTGGCAACACCCCAGTCCAGATCGGGCCCTACGTCAAGTACCTGGGCCTGATACTGGACGGTTCCTGGAGCTTCGGTGAGCACTTCCGCTGGCTGGCCTTGCGTTTTGAGAGGGCGACGACCGCACTGGGTCGCCTGCTCCCCAACGTGGGAGGCCCCGGGGCGAGGGTGCGTGTAAGGGGGGGTCGTGGAGTCTATGGCTTTGTACAGTGTGCCCGTTTGGGCCAGCGCCCTGATGGCCAAAAAGAATCGAAGAAGTGTGTCGCTGTTTCATTCCGTGCAGCGGCACATGGCCATCAGGGCTGCGAGGACATACCGTATGACTTTCCACGCATTGGCGACGACCCTGTCCGGCATGCCTCCCCTGGATCTAGTAGCGCGGGCTCAGGCCCGCGTTTACGAGCGGGCGCGACAGATCCGGCAAGGGAGCGAGACGGTGATGAACAGGGTCCGTCCCCTACTGAGGCTCCAGGCCCAGCGGTCCTTGATCGAGGAGTGGCGCGCGCGCCTGAGCAGTTCAGGCTGCGTGGGCCAATGGACCGTCGGGGCTCTGGCCCCGGTGCTAGCGGACTGGCTGGACCGGGGCTGGGGCAGGGTGTCCTTTCGGATGGCGCAGGTGTTCACCGGATACAGATGTTTTGAGAAATTCCTGTGCCGAATCCGGAGGGAATGCACGACTCGCTGTCACCACTGCCCGGTTGATACGGGTAAGGAGGGGAACACCGCGCTCCACACGCTGGCGACATGCCCGGCGTGGAAGCGTGAGCGCGGTGTCCTACGGGCGAGATTGATGTCCGGCGAGGACTTGTCCCTTGGCACTCTGGTGCGAGCGATACTGAGGGACGAGTCCACTTGGGAGGCGGCCTTCTTCTTCTGTCATGTCAAGGAAGGATGAGGCCGAGAGGATTAGGAGGCGAGAGGGGAACCCTCGCGGGTCCCCCCTCCGGATATCGGGATGGCTGGCGTGGGGGGCATCGCGGTCGCCTGCCAGATAGGGGGGGCCAAGACCGCGACCGTGCTCTCATGCCTCCGCCCCCCCCCCGGCCGCCGCTGTCGCGGCCCCGTCTGGGCCGCCGGCGGGTGGCCGGCGGAAAACGGGGACGCCCCCCAGatagaggaagaagaggagaaaCGGGCGCGGTCAGGTAGCTCGTGCGAATGAGCGAGGGGGTTGACCCGGAAGGACGACCAGAGTCGCCCGTACAACGCGATCCTCCCTCCGGGTCCTGGAAACACTCGCCCGTTGAGGGACCCGTGCTCGGCCACGAGGCCTGAGCACGGAGCCCCCTCTGTGTGGCTGCTAGCAGCGCGAGCCGTCGGGGGGATGGGGCGTGGGCTGTCCGGAGCGTTGTCCGTTCCTGCCTTTCGCCCCTCTCGACGAGCGTGGTAACCCGGGCGACCACGTCAACACCGATCCCCCGCACGTTGCGGTGAGGGAGGAGAGTGGTGGTGACTGGGGGAGACGAGCAACTAgtctttctcccccccccccgcccccGATTCAGGGGCTAGGTCGGTCCAAGTCAAACGGACCGACCGGGGGAGCGGGGCTCTCCTACTTGAGAGATGTTCGCCCCGCTCCTCCGGAGCGACGCGCGTCGCCAAGTGGCTTGCCAACGTGGAGGGGTCCTCCGGCAGTTATGTTGGACAGCGAATCCCGGGAGGCCCCTCACTACACGCAGACTTGGCCATCCGAGGTGGATTTAGTGGGTACTACGGATATTGCACGTGAACGGGAAGGACTAGCCTCCCCGCTCAAAAACCCGTGAATCATCCGCAGCGAGAGTATGCGTAAATGCATTCCCACctcgtaaaacaaaaaaaaaaccgttcgATTAGGCACCGTTTAATTGCGCACCGTTTGATTGCgtaccgttcaattgcgcaccgttcaattgtaccatttaagtcgcaaactcatgtgATGCAGGaaaatgctttacacacacacacgcacgcgcgcgcgcgcgaagggTGCAGATAGGCCTTTGGGGGCATCcagtccaagtcgctaacccatgtacacattacaaacgcagccataatgtatgaatatttaatatgcgtttgattaAAAGGTGTACAACTGAACGGTTTGCAactgaatggtgtgcaattgaacggtgtggaactgaacggtgcgcaatcgaacggtgcgcaatcgaacggtgtccaatcaaaCTGTCTTCAATTGAACTATgtccaattgaacggtgtccaattgaacggtgcgcaattgaacggtgcgcaatgtgTCGTGCCTAATAACACGGTGGGCAATttcaacgtgtccaattgtactgtgcgccacTGAACCTTTCCCGTCAAGACATACAGTTGTTTGCCACTCCTCCGGTCACCGAGAGCCTCCCCCCCAACTGCTAGAAGACGCGGTATCGGCACTGTTTCCCTTATCCCGAGGGAGCGCGAGGCCTGTTTCTCCGGCGAGGTCCGAGGATCGAAGAGTGATATGGTTCGAGAACTGTGAGGTCTCTGTAGAGGATTTTGCCCGGGCTGTCGCCCGCTTCCGGGTCAGAAATATGGCCCGACGGTGTTCCCGGTCGGGTCTGGGCACTTGCCCTGTACGTCCTCGGGAACCGTCTCAGGCTGCTGTTTGACGGCTGCCTGATGGCGGGACGGTTCTCCTCCATCTGGAAAGTCAGCCGGGTGGTGTTTCTCCCTAAGGAGGGGCGCCCCGCAGACTACCCTTCGACGTATCGCCCGGTATGCCTGCTTGACGAGACGGGCAAGCTCTTTGAGCGTGTGCTGGTTGCTCGCCTCCAGCGGCATCTGGCTGAGGTAGGACCCGACTTGGATGACGCCCAATTCGGCGTTCCGCGTGGGCCGGTCCACGGCGAACGCAGTCCTTATGGGAGCCCTCGTGGAGAAGGCCATATCTCGGGGCGGGGTGGCGATCGTAATGTCTTTGGGCATTAGCGGACCTGGGCCTTTATTACGAGGGGGATCAGTTGTGAGGTGTGACGTGGCGCGTTCGGCCGCGCTCGTCACAAGGGCGTAAGCCCGGCCGAGGGTGTGGTCTGGAAGTAACCCCACTCCTCGCCGAGCCGAAGGGGAAACGACTCTATTGCCCTTGAAATCTCGCGTTACCGTAATCTCATTCTTGTATTAGTTTAATTAGACGTGAGGCGCCGAATGAGTGCTCCATTTAATTGTACCGAAGACGGAAGCGGAGCGGCCGTCGAGGGAGTTTCGGCGCAACTTTCCGACAAAGGGCGAGACACCCCGCAAGTAGTTTACCAGCCAAGCCGTGCGTCGGGCCCTGCTATGCGTTGCTGTGTATTACCCGCAAGGGTACCGATCCCGCCAGGATTCAGCGATACCGCAACGAAGACCATTCTCAGGGCGGACGATGCCGAGGGTACGCCATCGGGCTGCAGACCGAGAGGACGGCCGTGTAACTGCCACCCGCCCGCTACAAAGATCGGCTCGGTCGAGGTCTGGCCAGCCGGACCAGCCGAAACGGCAGAGCATAATAGTgtaacgcgcgcgctcgcggaaaAGGAATAAGACAAACTCTCTTTAACTGAAAGAATCGAACAGCTTTATTGCAATTAACACAAAGCGTCTATATAAGCTCGAGGTCGCTCTCAGACTGTTTTATTCCTTGTTTATCTCCGTTGCCCCGGCTCTTGACAGTTGACCGTCGCCGCCGATCGATATTCCCGATCCGACAGCTGACTCGCGACCGCAGAGTATACCGGGCAGCGGACGTAACACTGCCCTCCCTCTTAAAGATTGTCGTCCCGACATTCCGGAAGGCAATTCGACGCGCCTCTCTGAGTCGGCGCCTCAGGATTCCTGGACGATTTCCTGCCTTCCTCGTGCAGTTGCAGCGAGTACAATGGGCCACGTCCAACCGAGCTTGCCTCCTCTTGATTGGAAACTTTCATGCGTCTTCCCTCGAAGAGTTGATTAGGCTTCTTCGCGGAGACTTTTGCACCTGATTCCAGTTTCCCGCTGCCCGTGCTCTTTCATCTTGAGCCTTGAGCACTACTCGCTTCTCCGCGCTGGGCCTTGAGCGTTTCTTACTTCTCTCTTCAGGATCAGAGGGGGAAATAATTTCCGTGGACCCAACGCTTTTTTTAAGCTCTCTGTCCTCTGCCTCGGCATTGGCCTAAAGTCCCACAGAAAAACCACGGTCCAAAACCGTGGGAGAGGCAGACTTGAGAAAACATCCTAGATCAAGAATTCagtttctctcttcttcccagcttattttaatgaaactgaaacaaaacgaaaaaacaaacaaacgcAGAAAAATCAACAGTTTTAACTCTCTTTCTTTAgaacaaaacaaaaacattCTTCCCCTCGCTTCACGCTCGCGTACAGGCTCAGGCTCGTTTCGTAAAGAAGATTCTAAGACTAATTTCTTTCCTGAAAAGGAGCTAAACGGTTTGCATGAACGACCTTATTTTTAAAGCGGGAAGATTTCtctatacaatataaaacatcTCCAagctttttcttaattttccaAGGTCCCTCCCAAGAACTCTGTAACTTCGGGGTCCTTCCTGCTACTCGTCTAGGATTAAAGAACCAGACCTTTTGTTCATAAAGCACTCGCCTAGTTCGTTGATCATACCAGAATTTCGCATTCCGGGAACTGATGCAAAGACGCTGACGGGCGAAATAATGGACTACATCGAGTCTATCTCTGAGTCTGGAAACAAAATTTCCATctttttcctcctcttcttttttaGAAGGGGGACATCCTCTAAGAAGATCTAAAGGCAGACGAAGATCCTGTCCTAGATATATTTCAGCCGGAGACGCTCCAGTAGCCTCCTGCTTCGAAGAATGAAACGCtagtaaaaacaaaagaatccACCGATCCCAATCCTTCTGATTTTCGCAAACGAATTTTTCCAGATAATCCAAGATGGTACGATGCTGACGCTCAACTTGTCCGTCCGACTGCGGATGAAGAGGTGTTGTTCGCGTCTTTTTCATTCCTAAAAGCGTCGACATTTCTCGGAAAAGTTGAGATTCGAAATTCCTTCCTTGATCAGTATGTAACTCCAAAGGAATTCCATGTCGAGAAAATACTTGCTCAACTAATGATCTTGCGACAGTATTAGCTCTCTTGTTTTTGAGAGGAATCGCTTCTGGCCATTTGGAAAAACAATCCACGATTACTAAAAGATACCTATTCCCCGAAGAAGAAATCGACAAGGGGCCAAGGATATCTACTTGTATCCTCTTAAAAGGAGCGCCCACATTATAAGTCTGCAAAGGAGATTTCCCTTTTCCGATGAGGCCTTTTCTTGCGATGCAAACTTTACACGTGGCACACCACCTCTCCACATCTTTTTTGCTGGAAGcccaataaaaatgtttacgaATTTTCTGGAGGGTCTTGTTTACGCCGAAATGTCCTCCAGAAGGAGAGTCATGGGCCTCTTCTAGAATTTCCTGTACCTTCTGTCGAGGGACCACGATTTGAAAAATACTCTTCTGTAAGTTCGGAGAAATCCACCTCTTATGAAGGACACCATCGATCATAGTAAGTAAGTCCCAATGTGAccaataaatctttaaagaaaCCTTTTCGAAAGCTAGTTCTTGCCAATCTGGTCGACTACCAGCTTCTTTAGCCCGTATTATCATAGAAGTAACGGGATCTTGTAGCTGAGCGAAGCGCCATTCCTGAGAAGTTCCTTCGGAGAAAAATATTCGACCAAAGATTGCTTCCTCAGACGTCCCTTCATTAAACTCGACCTTAGCACAATACCGGCATGGCATTTCCAAACATGGACGCCTCGAAAGTCCGTCAGCGTTTCCACGTGCCTTTCCACTTCGATAAAAGACGTCGAAATCGTATTGCTGAAGGCGTTCCAACCATCTGGCCAATTGCTCTTCCAAATTCCAAAAAGACATTAACCATCGGAGACTAACATGGTCTGTTCTCACAAGGAACTTTCGTCCATAGAGGTAGTGatgaaaagattttattgaatCCACGACCGCAAAAAGCTCTCGACGGGTCACACAATAATTCCGTTCCACTTTGCTAAATACAAGGCTGAAATAAGCAATGACCCTCTCCTCTTCTCCCTGTAATTGAGAAAGCACCGCCCCGATTCGAGGCATcggtatctaaaataaactgaCCTTCTTCCGaaggaaaagataaaattggaGGACAAGTCAAAACatgtttcaaattttcaaatgcCTCTTGACATTCAAGAGaccaaacaaatttattattctcttcggacaatttatataatggtTTTGCTAAAGTTGCAAATCCTTTAACAAACCGTCtataatacaaacaaaatCCGAGAAAACTTCGAACTTGCTTCCGCGTTTTGGGAAGCGGCCAATTTTTAACAGAAGAAATCTTTTCTGGGTCTGTTGCAACCCCCTCTGCAGAAATAACATGATCAAGATATTTTACTTCTCTTTTCATAAAAACACATTTACTGggattaacatttaaattagcATTCTGCAAatgaataaaaactttttttaaattactcatttcctcaaaattttttctaaagacAATTACATCATCCAAATAAACAAagcaaattttagaaattaaaccTTTCAATACTTTTTCCATCAATCGCTCAAACGTAGCAGGGCGTTGCAAAGACCAAAAGGCATAACTGTAAATTGCCATAAACAACTTCCAATAGAAAAAGCAGTTTTCTCACGATCCTTAAGATCTAAGCTTACCTGTCAATATCCGC includes the following:
- the LOC105841035 gene encoding uncharacterized protein LOC105841035 codes for the protein MSRRGPCWGPCCGTSGTTRSRRLPPPSCGVVCYADDTIVVVGGSDWGKARRTAEQAVQQVVRAIEVARKKTEALYSHRVFVRDGPPPTERPWVLVGNTPVQIGPYVKYLGLILDGSWSFGEHFRWLALRFERATTALGRLLPNVGGPGARRHMAIRAARTYRMTFHALATTLSGMPPLDLVARAQARVYERARQIRQGSETVMNRVRPLLRLQAQRSLIEEWRARLSSSGCVGQWTVGALAPVLADWLDRGWGRVSFRMAQVFTGYRCFEKFLCRIRRECTTRCHHCPVDTGKEGNTALHTLATCPAWKRERGVLRARLMSGEDLSLGTLVRAILRDESTWEAAFFFCHVKEG